The sequence below is a genomic window from Pseudoalteromonas tetraodonis.
AAAGAAAATGGCATTACCGCTATTTTAGATGTGACTTGTGAATTTGATGGACTTGAGTGGACATCTACCCAAGAAAATATTAGTTATTTAAACATTCCTGTTCTTGATCATAGTGTGCCTACTCACTCGCAATTAAACCAGGCAATTAACTGGATCCATCACCATATAAAGAAAGACCGTCGTGTTGTGGTGCATTGTGCATTAGGTCGCGGACGTTCGGTGTTTGTTATGGCAGCGTATTTATTGAGTCAAAATAAAGAAGCTGATGTACATGACATTCTTGCTCAAATCAAAGAAACACGTGAAACAGCCAATCTTAATAAACGCCAATTACGCCATTTAGTTAAGCGTCATCGCAGGGGGGAGCTACTGATAAAAAATAAAGCATATTTAATTGCTAATCCTGTATCAGGCACTAAGTTATGGTCTGAAAAAGAGCATTTAATCGTTACACGTTTATCTGCTTATTATGATTTAACCATTTTAAAAACTACACCGGAACAAAACGGCATTACATTGGCTAAACAAGCTATAGAGCACGAGCCTGATATTATAATTGCCTGCGGTGGAGATGGCACAGTCACTGAGGTTGCGAGTGTTTTAGTGGGTACGTCTTGTCGATTAGGAATTATACCGTTGGGGACAGCTAATGCGTTGGCCCATGTGCTGATGGGAATAAAATCTAAATTTATTCCTGTTGAGCAAGCGTGCGATTTAATAATTGATGGTCAGACAAACCTGATCGATACCGCATATTGTAATAACGATTTGATGTTATTGCTAATTGGCATTGGCTTTGAGCATGCAATGATTGAAAAAGCAGATAGAGAGTCGAAAAATAAATCTGGCCAGCTTGCTTATTTAAATGGGTTTTTACATTCCTTTGGCGAGAATAAAGCGCAAAAGCTGATGGTTAAACTCGATGATAATGAGCCTGAAGCTATTAATACAAATAGCTTTATTGTCGCTAATGCTGCCCCATTTACAACCCTTTTAGCCCAAGGTGGGGGACAACCCGACCACCGTGATGGATTATTAGACGTAAACTGGTTAACGCCAAACAAAGACAATGAAACCACAGTATTGAGTATTGCTGAGCTAATGTTTAGCAGTATCACGCAAACACATTTTGCTATTAACTCGCATTATACTAACGCAAAACGTGTAGAGATAAGCGCAGATAAAACGCTAGATTATGTAATTGATGGTGAGGTTAAATCTGCCGATAAAGTGGTAGTGAATATTAACCCTGCTTCATTGAATGTAATATGCCAAGAACAAAACTAACTGACTAAAAATGGCGTAAATATTACGCCATTTAGCACTCATTTATTTTTTAATAGAGGGCCATACAAAATCTGATGTATCAGGTTGCGTGGGCTCTGTTGGTTTTGGTTTATTTCTGGGTTTTCGTAGCGGTTTATTACTCATGGTATGAATATAAAGTGCTTCTACTTTATCTCTTGCCCATGGGGTTTTACGTAAAAATTTTAAGCTTGATTTGATACTCGGAGAATCAGTAAAGCATTTTATGTTTACTTGTTCACCCATTGCTTTAAAGCCTAAACGTTGCTCTAGTTCTACAAGAATTTGCTCTAAAGTTATCCCATGTAGCGGGTTTTTTGGTTGATTATTCATAGTCACACTGCTTTTTTAAACTGCATGTATTGTAACGTATCCCACCGCATCTTAATAGTTTGGAGATGGCTGGCAGATTCCAGATTGTTAATCTTGATTAATTTACAGTAATAGTTGCAGGCTTCTTGGGGTAAATAAGGTTACCTTGCTTATCAAGCTTTAGCCAAATCAATTGACTGTTGTTATGTTGGGGGTACTTTGCAGCACAAATAAGCGTAACTGAGTGAACCTGCAGTATAGCTCCTTCGCTGTAACGTTTATTATCATACCAGCACTCAGTGTTAGTGTTTATAAGCTGGGTAGCATCAACAATAGGAAGCGTTTTTATTGTGCTAGCGAAGCTTAAAGCTGAAAAACACAAGCATAAAACAGTAATAAACGAAGTAAAATAATAACGCATCAAAAACCTCCAGTGTTTAAAATAAGTACACTTAGCAAAAAACATGCTAGGGTAAGTAAGACAATATAAGTAAAACACAGAACAATAAAAAGGTGAACTGATATGCTATTTAATCAAACCATGATTGACGAATTTACACTACTAGCAAAATTTCCACGCGAGAGCAAAATGCAGGGAATTAAACTTCATTCAGACGCTGAACCCGCCTTACTAAGCGCAGCACAACGTTTGTTCGATAAAGGGGTTATAGATAGCCCAGATGGCGGTTATTTAACCGAACTGGGCTTAGATTTAATTGAGCATGTGACGGTAATACACAGTGCACTTAAAAGTTAATTTACTCTATTAGTTTGCATCAGGTTGATTTTCAGGGGCTGCATCAATAAAGGCTGCCAACTCATTACAACGCTGATATATGGCTGCTATTTTAGGGTAGGCAGCCATATCTACTTTAAAACGAATGGCATTAAATACCTGCGGTACTAAACATACATCAGCTAAGCTTGGCGACTCGCCTGCGCAAAATGTATTTTTACTATCGAGCATGCGTTCTATTTTTTCAAAACCCACTTCAACCCAGTGGCGGTACCATTTATTTTTTGCTTCATCATCAACATTGAGTTCACTACTTAAATACTTAAGCACACGTAAATTATCAATCGGGTGAATATCACACGCAATTGCATAACTTAAATTGCGAATATG
It includes:
- a CDS encoding VF530 family protein, whose amino-acid sequence is MNNQPKNPLHGITLEQILVELEQRLGFKAMGEQVNIKCFTDSPSIKSSLKFLRKTPWARDKVEALYIHTMSNKPLRKPRNKPKPTEPTQPDTSDFVWPSIKK
- a CDS encoding DUF1496 domain-containing protein, with the protein product MRYYFTSFITVLCLCFSALSFASTIKTLPIVDATQLINTNTECWYDNKRYSEGAILQVHSVTLICAAKYPQHNNSQLIWLKLDKQGNLIYPKKPATITVN
- the maiA gene encoding maleylacetoacetate isomerase, with product MKLYTYFRSSAAYRVRIALNLKNIDHQLVPVNLLKSEQQSTDYLQKNPQGLLPALETEDGVLGQSLAILEYLEEQYPETPLLPGNAWQKAHIRNLSYAIACDIHPIDNLRVLKYLSSELNVDDEAKNKWYRHWVEVGFEKIERMLDSKNTFCAGESPSLADVCLVPQVFNAIRFKVDMAAYPKIAAIYQRCNELAAFIDAAPENQPDAN
- a CDS encoding TIGR02647 family protein, whose protein sequence is MLFNQTMIDEFTLLAKFPRESKMQGIKLHSDAEPALLSAAQRLFDKGVIDSPDGGYLTELGLDLIEHVTVIHSALKS
- a CDS encoding diacylglycerol kinase family protein, whose product is MWAAVSYLVTALVFIVLGLKVNSVYFAVAFFWTALSLILVSGAYFFNAGKIFRKRENGVIPFYIRWAFVPFLLGAQIYNAWSRKHDKVPPIQQINDNLFLACRLFPSDIDTLKENGITAILDVTCEFDGLEWTSTQENISYLNIPVLDHSVPTHSQLNQAINWIHHHIKKDRRVVVHCALGRGRSVFVMAAYLLSQNKEADVHDILAQIKETRETANLNKRQLRHLVKRHRRGELLIKNKAYLIANPVSGTKLWSEKEHLIVTRLSAYYDLTILKTTPEQNGITLAKQAIEHEPDIIIACGGDGTVTEVASVLVGTSCRLGIIPLGTANALAHVLMGIKSKFIPVEQACDLIIDGQTNLIDTAYCNNDLMLLLIGIGFEHAMIEKADRESKNKSGQLAYLNGFLHSFGENKAQKLMVKLDDNEPEAINTNSFIVANAAPFTTLLAQGGGQPDHRDGLLDVNWLTPNKDNETTVLSIAELMFSSITQTHFAINSHYTNAKRVEISADKTLDYVIDGEVKSADKVVVNINPASLNVICQEQN